Part of the Paenibacillus sp. YPG26 genome, TAATTTCTTCTTCAATTCCGATACATAACCCCGGGATACATATTCCTTATTCCCTGATTTGAAATACACGCAGAGGTTCCCGTTGAACGATAATTCAAACCGCTCGATCTGATTCAAGTTGCCGATCACCGATTTCGAGAACCGTGTGAATTCATCCGCAAGAATCTCCTCCACTTCATACAGCTTCATTCTCAGCTCTACCCGTTGATTCTGAATGGATGCGAACACCTTCCGATGTTCGGAATACACATAGTCAATTCCACCCGGATCAAGCAGAATCGATTGTTCATCCTCCACTCCAATTAGCCGTTTCACCGTCTTCCCCTGCAGCTTATTCATCAGCAGCGCAAGTTCCGCATTCCATTCCTTCGCTTTGACGGTGATGGTTGTCTCCGTATATTGCTCGTTAATTTCCACTTCAACTTTCATTGTACTCTCACTCCCCGGCCGGTATATGTTCATTATCGCTTATGGGTTATTTCCAAATCTATAGCTTGTGAGCAACCTGTCGATTTCGACGCCTAACCTGCCAATTTACTGTACGAAGTGAATCAAATCAACGCAAAGAAACCGTTCTTCGTCCGAAATGGAGGGATCACCCAACCATTTACGAAAAGAACGGTCTCTATGTCATTCATTATAACTACGGAGCAGTCCAGCATCCGCTTATTCAAGTGAGGGCTGTGACAGCCCTCACCTATAAGAAATTCACGGTATGCCCTACCGCAGCTTACAGCGAACCAGCGGCAAGCCGCTGGATCGAATCTGCTACAGCAGTTCTTTGCGCAGCTGCTCCGGTGACTTCGGTGAGAGCAGGCCAAACGGGATATCGAAGACGGTGTACGCACCGGACTCTCCCTTTTGTGCCAGGCGGTATGCCGCACGGGCATAGGCAACCAGCACGCTGGCCGTGAATTCCGGATTACTGTCCAGCTTCAGGCCGAACTCGATGATCTGGGTATTCCCCTCACCTGTCCGTCCGCTCCGGATAACATGGCCGCCATGCGGCATAGTTCCATGCTCTGCGGCTAGTGTCTCTTCACTTACAAAGTGAACCACAGTCTCATAATCGGCAAAGTAGTTCGGCATAGTACGGATGGTCTCCGCAATCGCTTCACGATCCGCGCCTTCTTCAGCCACTACGTAACATTCACGCAGGTGCTTGTCACGGGTAGACAGCTCCGGGTTCTCCCCACTGCGTACCCGCGCCACCGCTTCCTCACGAGGAATGGTGTACTGGATGCCGTTCTTGACGCCTTGAACACGGCGAATAGCATCGGAATGGCCCTGGCTTACGCCTTTGCCCCAGAAGGTGAACTCGTTACCTTCCGGCAGCACGGCTTCCGCGAGCAGACGGTTCAGGGAGAACAAGCCCGGATCCCAACCGGTAGAAATGACGCTGACCGTTCCCGCCGTACGGGCACTTGCCTGTACTTCCTCATAATACTCGGGAATCCGCGCATGGGTATCGAAGCTGTCAACCGTATGGAACAGCTTCGCCAGAGCCGGACCTTGCTCCGGCAGGTCTGTCGCGGAGCCGCCGCACAGGATCAGCACATCGATTTTTCCTTTATAAGACTCAATATCGTTAATGGACACCATCTGTGTGCCCGACTCTAGTGTTTGGGGATCGCGGCGCGTAAAAATCGCTTCCAGTCGAAGATCAGGATTCTGCCGGATTGCCGCCTCGACGCCACGTCCAAGATTGCCGTAGCCAACGATGCCGATAGAAATAGGTTGGGTCATGGTTATCGTGTCCTCCATTTCAAGTTATGCGGGATTAGATCCAACCGCGTGCGCTCATTGCTTCGCTGATCCGTTTGATGGAGATCATGAAAGCAGCCGTACGCAGATCGGTGCCATGCTCACGGGATAGGGCACGAACTTCATCATAAGAAGCGTACATCCGTTGTGACAGGCGCTCCAATACTTCTTCTTCCGTCCAGTAGAAGTTAGCCAGGTTCTGTACCCACTCGAAGTACGATACAGTAACGCCGCCTGCGTTCGCCAGGATATCAGGAATAACGAGCACGCCTTTCTCCTGCAGAATCTTGTCTGCTTCTGGAGTTGTAGGTCCGTTAGCCGCTTCAGCGATGATGCGGGCTTTGATGTTAGATGCGTTGGCGCCAGTAATTACGTTCTCAAGTGCCGCCGGGATAAGAATATCAACATCCAGCTCAAGCAGCTCTTCATTCGTAATCAGGTAGGATTGACCGTAGTCTGCCAGCTTGGCGTTGTCTTTGAGCTCGTACACTTTCTGCAAGTCAAGACCTTCCGCCTGATACAAGCCCGCTCTGGAGTCGCTGACTGCAACCACTTTACAGCCTTGTTCAGCCAACAGACGGGCAGCAATACGTCCAGCGTTACCGAAGCCTTGTACCGCAACTGTTGCGCCTTCTGGAGAAATGTTAAGCTCCTTGAGTGCAGCGAGTACAGTATATACACAGCCTTGTGCTGTCGCTTCATTCCGTCCTTTGGATCCGCCAAGGATAAGCGGTTTGCCTGTAATGATGCCTGGCGTGTTAACGCCTTTCAGGCGGCTGTATGTATCCATCATCCAGCCCATAATCTCTGGTGTTGTGTAGACATCCGGTGCCGGGATATCTTTGTCCGGTCCGATGAAATCAGCGATAGCTTCCATGAAGCCGCGGCTGACGCGTTCCACTTCGCCCTTGCTCATTGTGCGCGGGTCACAGATTACTCCGCCCTTGCCGCCGCCGTAAGGAAGGCCAACAACGCCGCATTTGAAGGACATCCACATGGACAATGCCTTAACTTCGTCCAGTGTAACGTCCGGGTGGAAGCGGATTCCGCCTTTGCCTGGACCTACAGCATCATTGTGCTGGGAACGGTAGCCTTCGAACACGACCACGCTGCCGTCATCCATCTTCACAGGGAAGTTCACGGTCAATACACGTTTAGGTCTTTTCAGGATATCGGTAACATGCTTCGGAAGATTCAAATAAGAAGCTGCCTCATCAATTTGTTTTTGTACAATTTCAAAGGGGTTTAAGGTCTCTTGTACTTGCTCTACGTTCTCTCTAATGCTCATAAGCTATCAGCCCTTTCATCCATCTAATTTTTTCGATTCACCGCTTTAAAGAGGTCAAAATACATCTTACATCATACGTTAGTTTAGTAAAAGACTTTTTTCGTTGAAATCAGTGAATCTTTTCCATCAGGTTGATACAAAAGATTTATCAGTTACTTGAAGGAATAGTGCACGGATACTTAATTTCAATGTTAATTCTACCCTAATAAGGGCCAAGGTAACGGTTTTTACAGTTGATAACCCGGATATATGATTGTTGATTGGATCGGTGCTCGCAAGAGTATCACCATCGTGATTAGCGTATTTGCTGTTATATTGTGTTTATTACCATTAACAACTTCTTAATCTTCTTATTCATTCTAATGATGATCGTTGGGGAGCACTCACTCAGGTGGAGCTTGGCGCCCCCTCAACAAAGCTATTTGTTGGTATTTCACTTTGGGTCAGCAATTGGCGGATTGGTATTAAACCAAACTGGCTTGTATTCCAGTACAGCTTGGTTTGGGAGTGGAATTGTCATAATTGCGTATCAAGAGAGCACAAGGCTTCGGGCTAGGATAGGGAAAAACTGTGGAGGCACACCCATCAGTACTCGTCCGTATAGCTCTAGTCCAGTCGACGCTGTAGTCAGCGCATGATTGGAGCCGCCTCTGATGTCCCGGAATATTTGAGATAAGCGGTTGGAATCGGCAATCACACTTCCTCCGCTCTCTGCCATTAGCATATCTACGGCTTCCCAGCACAGCATGGCTGCATAGGTCATATCTGTCTGCACCTGTGCCGATTCCTTTAGACTAAACGGTGCTGTATTCTGCACATGACGCTCCAAATTGTCAATGGTTCGACTGATATGAAGATGAGCGGATTCGACCTTCATAGCCGCAAGTCCCACTTTATATTGGATATGGCCCACTGCAGCTTGAGAGCTATGGACAGTCATCGCAATTCCCTTGTGAGGTGCTTTCTGGGCAAAATACTCGACAGCCCCTCTAGCGAGTCCGAGAATCGCGCTTATTCCCGTTGTGATGCTGAGAATGAGCTGTGAGTAAGGCTTGTATCTGTCACGTCCTGCCAGTTCGGCGGGCTGCCAGTCTCCCTGATGGGTGATGGTGATGACATGTCTATCAGGTATAAACACATTTTTGAGTTCCAGACTATTACTTGCGGATCCTTTCAGACTCATCGTATACCAATCGTCAACGATTGTGACCTCACTCATGGGTACAACGGCCAGCATCTCCTCCAAAGCCCTGCCTTCTTGCATGGATTTGGCGTCCTTGAGGCTTAACAGGGCATGGGTTGCATGCTCTGAACCTGAACCGAACCCCCAAAAGCCCTCCTCTACCAAATACCCTCCTTCTACTTTCTTCACGACCGCTTTACGTGCTAACAAGACAGAACAGAATCGCATCTCCTCTACCTGGTTATAGATTGACTCTAATACGTCCGAAGCTAATGATAGGGATGCGTTATAGTTATTTCCGTTAATAATTTGAACGACCCAGCCAACAGAACCATTCCCCTTAGCCACCTCGGAAATAATCTCGACCATAGCACGAATGCTAACCTCATGCCCCCCGTACTCCTTCGGTGTGCCAAGCTTAAACAGCCCCGCATCCGATATTTTCTGAATTACTTCATCAGGAATACGTCGTTCTTCATCGATCATAGTGCCGAACTTCTGCAGATAGGGAACTAACTCGGTAGCACTCTGAAGCAATTGCTGTTCAAAAGCAGTAAGTTGGCATTCAGTACTTAAATTGGCCATTGAAATCCACTCCTTAATTATACATCTGTATATTTAAGATGCATTTATACAATAAATGGTATAATGTATAATTAATTTCAACAACCGATAAAATCTTAAGTTTGTCGATAAACGATACAGAAAGAGGAATCTGTCATGGACAATACAACAACTGAAGATCTTCGGGTCCGAAGAACTCACAAGCTGTTATACAACGCTCTGTTAGAGTTAATGGAGAAACAGCCGTTCGGGAATATAACGGTGAAGCAGATCTGTGATCTAGCGATGGTACATCGAACTACTTTCTACACGCACTTCCAGGATAAATTCGACTTGCTTTCACGCGCTATGCAGCAAATTGCGGAGGAAGAATTTAAGGGCATTGCCGATATATCCTTTTCTCCATCCGATAATTTTAGAGAGTTATTCTCTTTGGCAACGAAACATAAGAAGCTTTTCTCCATTCTGTTAGCCGAAGAGAGGGATTCTTTGAGAAATCTGTTACGAAGAGAGATGGGGAGGGGTATCAGGGAATACTTGACCAAGCATAATTCGATTGAAGAGAATTCCATCGATATGCAAATTAAGATAGAGGCTTACATCGGAGCCGTGCTTGGTGTGATCACCTGGTGGATTGAGAGCAACATGCCGATCGACCACGAAGAGTTGTATGAAAAAATGAATATCTTCTCAGAGTGGAAGTTTGCAGATTAACTTCGTATTTTCTCACCGTGAGTGACTGTTCTATCCTCAGTACTTCAGTGAGTAGTGGCAGCCTATGGGGGCCGGCTGCCGCTTTAGAAGGATTGACTTAGAGCCGGTCGCTCGTATTCGGACTACCATCTTCGCAATCGGTTCGGTAGATGCAACTTGAAAAGGACTCCCTGAGCAATAGCTCAAGAGAGTCCTAGACGTTGAAGCCTATTCGTTAATAAATTTAACCACTTTCAGCATTCTTTCCAGCATAACCGTTCCTTCGGCGCGAGTCGCAGGGGCTCCAGGATGGAGCAATCCGCGCTCATCCCCTTTCAAAATCCCGAGCTGAACTGCCGCGGAGATCGATGGAGCGGCCCAAGCTGAAATGCTGTTCTTATCCGCAAACGATAAAGTCGTTGTCGAATTCGGTACGGAAGCTCCGGCAAATTTCAAAGCACGTTCAAAGATAGCAGCCATCTGCTCACGGGTAATGCGATCTCCAGGCTTGAACTGATCACCTTCGCCTTTAATCAACCCCGCGGATACAGCAATACCTACTTCTTTGTAGAACCAATCCGTCTCCTTCACATCCTTAAAAGATGTAGTTCCGGTACTATCCGATAACCCGAGTGCTCTAACTACCAAACTAGTAAATTCGGCACGAGTTATGTTCAGTTGAGGCCCGAATTTCGTATCCGTTATACCATTAACAAGTAAATGAGAGGCCATCTTGGAGATATTTGCTTCGGCCCAATGACCTTTAATATCAGCAAAAGATTTGGTTCCTGACACCACCGCATACGTGCTGTTGCTCGTGCGATTAATCACGGCTGAGAAACCTGTTGCATCCTTGGTAAAGTAGGTTGGAACCGGAATCAGACTGCCATCCTCATTCACCTTAACAGCTACAGCTTGAGAAGTATCGATCGTTCCACCGATATGAATAGAACGCTGCACATAGATATTGTTGAAGTTGTCGATTTCTTGTCTGGTTCCGTCAGCCTTTACCAGCTCCACGGTGAAGGTTGTCGGCGAACCAAGCAGCGCTAACCCTTTGCCAACAGTCTTCTCGCGAATTTGGTTCTGCTTCTCATCATTGACCTGAGATACGGTTACCACAATCGTATCGAGTTGGCTGCTGCCCAATGCTTTGAGCGGCAGATGATATCCACCAAATGGAGTTGCAACCAGGATGGAGGCCTCGGTGCCCCCCTTCTCTACAATGGCCTTCGACACATCTGCAGGAATGGACACAGCCACCGCCTTAGATTCTTTCACCTCTGGAATGGAGATAACAAATGCCTTAGCGTTCTCTTTGCCGCTTTGAATACCGGCGATTGCCTTCTTACTATCCAGTACGACTTGAGACAATCCGGCAGCAGCCGGTTGAACAGTCACTGCTGAGGAGAGATCGTTAACAACCGTGCCCGCTGGAAGCATTGGATTATTCAATCCTACAGCGGGCGGGTTGGTACTTCCCCCCGGATTCGATGGTGTGGTAGTTGAACCACCTCCGTCACCGCTTCCACCTCCACTACTAGGTGGCGCAGTCACGTTAAAGCTGGCTGTCTTCACATTGGTTCCCTGTCCCGCTACGACCGTATATTGTCCCGCAGGCCACTTCGAATCATTGGCCGGTATGGTTATCGTGTCCTGATAGGCTCCATCCACCACATCCACGACATCGAAGAACAGGTTCAATTGGTTCGGTCCAATGACTTTGATACTGACCGATGACAACGTGGAGACGCCGGAGATCACCAGTGAACTTCCCTGAACCACACTCGCCGGAACCTGTACGCTAAGGTCCATTACCGACTGCTGGACTGGGGCGGCATATGCCGCCGAGGCGCCTGTCATAGCGACCGCGAGGGATATTGATAGAGTTGCTAATATTTTTTTGGGCACGGCAGAATTCCTCGACTTTCTATATTATTTATTCTGAAGCACTAACGGTTCTGCCAGCACATTGCCAATATTCGTGGTGCTGCTGATATCATAAGCATCCACAACGAACACTTTCAGCTTGTAGTTGCTGCCGCCGGCAACATTGAAGAATGTCGAAACGTCCTGAGCCGCTGAACCGGATGCGCCAACCGCATTGATGCCTACAGGCTTATTGCCGTCCATCAGCATGAAGATAACGACCTTATTCGCAATGTCTGATCCAAGCGGAGTTGGCGCTACATTTACGGATGCCGATACGCCGGCTGTGGTGCTGAACGACTTTTTCGTAACTGTGAATGCGTCACCGAGCTGCAAATCCGGCACGTTATCGATGAGAAGATTCTCATCAGAAAGCGTCTGGGAATTCGCCAGAATGGTCAGTTGGGTCGTATGGTTCCCGTTAGCAGCTTTCAGCGTGTAGGTACCTCTTGGTACTTCGAAATAGTAATGTGCTTTGTCAGCATCCGCAGCCGCAATTAGTCCATAGTTGCCATGCTCCGATTGCTTTTCCTCGCCGAAAGCCGCAGTTAACACGTTACCATTGGCGTCTGTCAAGCTTACCGTTGTACCCCCTGGCTGAGATCCATTTAAGGTTACATCCCCAGTGATGTAGTGTTTGTGCTGCTCGTCTTGCCCTTCTCTCTGCAGATCTGCCTTAAATACCGCTGTGCCGCCTGGAATGTAAGGTACTGTCCAAGATAAGTTGGGATCTGCTCCCCATACAGGCTTATTCTTATCATCCACCCGGTTAGCCTTAAACTCATAAGTTGCGGTTGCTGTCAAATTCAGAGTTGTTTGCCAATGGCCATCGCCCAGATACTTCATAGCTGCACCGGCGGTAGGATTCCAGTTGCCCATTGCTCCAGTGTTGCCCACAAGAGATACCTTTGCATTTGGGTCCTTCTGTGGATCATAGATATTAATCGTGACCCGCTGCTGAGGCAATTCGCCTAGCCTGAGCGTTGTTACAAATGGATCCAGCAGGTTAGTGGGTGTACCATCTGCTTTTACAACGTTCTGCAGACGCAGTAATGTGAAGATGCCATAGTTATAATCATTTACAACATCATAAATCGTCTTGAATCCCTCGGCATTGCCCACCGGCAGCGCGTTCTCGCCTTCCAGTGCAATACCTTTCTCTCTTGCCAATTCCGAGACCTTAGCGATCAGATCCTGAGGTCTGCTATAATTTTCAGGCTCCCCATCCTTTGGCTTGTTCCCCTCATTCGTCATTTCCAGCATGGTAAAAGTGAGATCGACCCCCTTTTCCTGGTACAGGTCAAGCAATCGGGAATAATCATACAGCCCAGCCGCATGTTCAGCAGAATGAGGCGCATCGGGATTGCTGTACTGCCAATGGATTCCCGGAATCTTCGCGCTCAATGGAATTTCGTCATAAGATTTAAGCGCTGTTTGAGCTGCTTCGATAACTTTCGTGAAATGGTTCTCCAGCGTGGACTGATACCAACTCAGAAAGTCCTTACCGTAAGTTGTTGTATCTACCTTCTTGGCATAAAAATCATCGCCATTCGCTGGAGGCTGGACTTCAGTGAAGGATGCGAGATTAGTTCCCCATGCACTGTTAAGTGCTTCAATATCTGTGTATTTCACCTGCATCTTCTTCTGGAAATCGGCAACCGCCGCTCCGGAATAGGCTTGGAACAAGCCGCGCGATGGATACTGCCATTTATCAGCAAAATTATAACTTGGATATCTGAGCTCGCCGGCTGGTCCAAGTCCGATATGGAGTTTTTCAAAAGAAGATTTGAATTCCGTCATGTTCGCAGCAAACGATGCGAAAGCGCCTGCATATAGATCAACTGCCCCGTCGTACCAAGGTGCTATGTATTCATTGTCATAATAGTCCGATTCTGACTTGTACTGCATTTGCTCTTTGTCGTCAAGTTCCCAGACCCATTCAGGAAGCGGATAAAAACAGTCATCCCCTACGTTCCCGCCGCACTGATGGAAGGAGAAGATCGGAGAGATTTTCAATCCGGCTTTCGTGATGTGCCCAAAGAGCTCCTTATAGTAGCTCCAGTCATACTCCCCTTGCTTCTTAGGTTCGAAGTGATGCCACCACATGTCCACCTCTACCCCGTAGACCCCCCTGCTCTTCAAGGTAGCCATCTGTTTATCGAAGGCCGTAAAGTCAGTTACATCCTCCAAATTAAGCATGACAACAATCTTTGTATCGCTGCTTGCGTTAGTAACCGGTGTTGGCAGAATGCTGCCAAAGAACATCATAAAGGTTAATAGGAAGGCCACAATAAACTGAACAGGCCTTAAACGCCGGGTATTTTGAAATAACACTCCATCATCTCCTCATTCATTTCAATTGTCTGACTGATCTAAGAGCAGCCTGCTTACTGGAAGTAATCACACGGCCTAGTGGACGTCATACGATCTACTTCAGCGAACGCAATCGTTTGCATTTATAGGCAGCCCAAATGATAACGCATTCAAAAAAATGATTCTGCTTACTTATCTAACTCGCAATTCCTCTATGGTACTCGTTGAATACGGTTCGCTGTTCCCCCCTTAGACATTATTTGAGCACCCTATTTGTTGGAACAATCACACTGTCTACTGGCTGCAGCTTATCTTCTCCGAGAAAAGTGCAATCGTTTTCATGAATAGGTGGCCTTAGATAAGTCCCTCTTAAAAATAAGCTGATCTGTGTAAACGCATTCAAAACATACAGCATATAGCGTTAGTAGGGACAGGAAAAATCTTCCCCTATGAACCGAATTATATGAAAACTATTTTTCTATGTCAACGAATATTCTTAAGCCGACTTAAATCTATGACTTCTCTCCTTGACATCAGCGTCACGGCGGTAATATGATGACTATGGTCAATAAATGACCAGGGTCACAATAAGTAAGGGGGTGACAGCATGTTAAGAGAAGCGCGTAAGAAAGAATTAAAAGAACAGATTTTTCTACAAGCCCTCCAGCTCTTTAGTGAAAAGGGATTTGAACAGGTTACAGTGCAGGAGATCACATCCAGGTGCGGCATTGGCAAGGGAACCTTCTTCAATTATTTTGCGAGGAAAGAAGATATCTTGCTGTATCTTGGGGAATCCCAGATCGACTTGTTACAGCAGAGTATGGAGAAGCACCGGAATGTGGAGCATCCCAAAGCGCAGATTGCGAACGTGTTATGCGATCTGCTTCACAACTTCTCCACACACAGCGAGCTTATGAGACTGGTTACGATGGAGATTCTGAAGTCGGTACATCTGACGGGCCAAGAATCCGCAAGCGTTCTTCAGTTGCATCAGCAGCTGGCAGGCATGATCGGCAGTGCCAAGGACAGCGGGAAGCTGGACAGCCGCTGGGCACCGGAAGTGATCGCTTCGACGGTTGTCGGAGTGTACTTCCATACCATCCTGTCATCGACACTGCTGGAAGGTCAACATACAACCTTAACCGACGCATTCAGACAACAGCTGGATGTCGTATGGGACGGTATTGATGGTACATAGGAGGCTGAGCTAATCCATGTCACAGACCATTCTGATCATAGGCGGCGGGATCGCAGGTCTATGCGCCGCGGTCACCTTGCAGCATATAGGCATGAAAGTGAAGGTATACGAGAGAAGCCCTGAACCAGCCGCTGTCGGCGCGGGGATCATTATCGCCCCCAATGCTCTGCAAGCACTAGAGCCCTACGGAATATCAAGCGAGATCATTCGTCAAGGCTGTCCAAGCGGCGGCTTCCAGCTGTTATCCGATCGGGGCCGGCCTATCTCGAAGCTTGCTGTACCCCCGGAGTACGGCAGCTTATATTCCCTCCACCGCAAGGACCTGCATCATATTCTATTATCTGCGCTTCCTCCCGGCACTGTTGAATGGGGCAAGTCATTAGTACAGCTTGAGCAGAAAGATACCCACGTACAGGCTGTGTTCCATGACGGCAGTCAAGCGGAAGGTGATCTGGTAGTCGCTGCGGATGGCATTCACTCCAGTATTCGCAAGCAGCTTGTTCCCAAGGACACCTATCGTTATGCCGGCTATACCTGCTGGCGTGGTATCGTACCCGGTGACGGCCTGCCGGGTCTATCCGATCACTTCATTGAGACGTGGGGAACGAAAGGCCGCTTCGGCATTGTCCCGCTTCCCGGCAACCAGGTCTATTGGTATGGACTCATCAATGCCCGCCAAAATGACCCCCGCGTAGCGAAGTATACTTCAGAGGACTTGCATCACCTGTTCAAGGACTATCATGATCCCATACCAGATCTGCTGCTAAGAACGGCACCTCATGACATCATCCATCGGGATATCGTTGATATTACGCCAATGGAGCGCTTTTACTCCGATCGGGTTGTTGTAATCGGCGATGCGGCTCATGCGATTACACCGAATATGGGACAGGGAGCCTGTCAGGCCATTGAGGATGCGCGTACTCTCGCGGAATGCCTTCATGTACAGCCTAATTACCAGCAGGCATTCGCCGATTACGATGCCAGACGCAGACAGAGAATTGAGCACATCTCGAACCAATCCTGGAGAATTGGACAAATGGCTCAATCGCAAAGCATCTTATTCACCCGGATTCGAAATCAACTAATGAGGTATGCCCCCAAGAGCGTAGGCCGAAGCCAAGCCCGGAGCATATACCAGTTCCGTCTCTAACTGGATCCCGAATGACCTGACACCGGGTGCAGTTCAGCTATCGGCTCTCATCGACGAAGAAGGCGCCCAAACCGGGCGCCTTCTTCAATGCATTCATCCTCCACCCTGCCTCTATTTATCATTTCCGTATGAGGATCCAAGCCTGCGGTATGCACAGCCAGAACCCCGAGGCCGGCATGGCCGCGGCTCCAACCACACACAACAGAAGCAGCATCCAGCCCAGAGCCGGGGGCGGTGAAATCTCTCTTTTCCGGACCAGCCAATCCGTTAT contains:
- a CDS encoding FAD-dependent monooxygenase, translated to MSQTILIIGGGIAGLCAAVTLQHIGMKVKVYERSPEPAAVGAGIIIAPNALQALEPYGISSEIIRQGCPSGGFQLLSDRGRPISKLAVPPEYGSLYSLHRKDLHHILLSALPPGTVEWGKSLVQLEQKDTHVQAVFHDGSQAEGDLVVAADGIHSSIRKQLVPKDTYRYAGYTCWRGIVPGDGLPGLSDHFIETWGTKGRFGIVPLPGNQVYWYGLINARQNDPRVAKYTSEDLHHLFKDYHDPIPDLLLRTAPHDIIHRDIVDITPMERFYSDRVVVIGDAAHAITPNMGQGACQAIEDARTLAECLHVQPNYQQAFADYDARRRQRIEHISNQSWRIGQMAQSQSILFTRIRNQLMRYAPKSVGRSQARSIYQFRL